One stretch of Mycolicibacterium fallax DNA includes these proteins:
- a CDS encoding DUF4878 domain-containing protein, whose protein sequence is MTNWSGGQPGGPDPSGAGGPVDYPSSGSWGTPVPPQSSWQPYPGAAQAPASGGYPQQWGELGTTPPKSNKKPLIIGLSIGAVVLLVLGIVVAVVVSSGGGGKGGSAGDAMRGYLEALAAGDAAEALSYSNDEPGNKEFLTDEVLKQQIEHSPITDIKILNDDSSYGMSRVHVSAKFGDKVSDETISMKKSGSDWKLDAAAVKIEKPSYVSNDKAAETLTLFGSPFGKETVYVFPGWQDWGTTNENLQVSSEPILLKGLSYFSLSMSDVKFELSDTGAQAVKSALSSALTTCVQSTALKPTGCPQDLYAYDAVDNTATWSMPDLSPLTIEGLSSYSTEVRFTGTLVFPVSYQSTRGGTKTDSDNAYVYGKIDVSTSPPTVLFS, encoded by the coding sequence TTGACGAACTGGTCCGGAGGACAGCCCGGCGGCCCAGACCCGTCCGGTGCGGGCGGCCCCGTCGATTACCCGAGTTCGGGTTCCTGGGGCACCCCGGTGCCGCCGCAGTCCAGCTGGCAGCCCTACCCGGGAGCAGCGCAGGCACCGGCGTCGGGCGGCTACCCGCAGCAGTGGGGCGAGCTCGGCACCACCCCGCCGAAGTCGAACAAGAAGCCGCTGATCATCGGGCTGTCCATTGGTGCGGTGGTGCTGCTGGTGCTCGGCATCGTGGTTGCCGTGGTCGTCAGCTCCGGTGGCGGCGGCAAGGGCGGGTCGGCGGGTGACGCCATGCGCGGCTACCTGGAGGCGCTGGCCGCCGGCGACGCCGCCGAGGCGCTGTCCTACAGCAACGACGAGCCCGGCAACAAGGAGTTCCTCACCGACGAGGTGCTGAAGCAGCAGATCGAGCACTCGCCGATCACCGACATCAAGATCCTCAACGACGATTCCTCGTACGGGATGTCGCGGGTGCACGTGTCGGCCAAGTTCGGCGACAAGGTGTCCGACGAGACCATCTCCATGAAGAAGTCCGGCAGCGACTGGAAGCTGGACGCCGCGGCCGTCAAGATCGAGAAGCCGTCCTACGTCAGCAACGACAAGGCGGCCGAGACGCTGACGCTGTTCGGCAGCCCGTTCGGCAAGGAGACGGTGTATGTCTTCCCGGGCTGGCAGGACTGGGGCACCACCAACGAGAACCTGCAGGTCAGCTCCGAGCCGATCCTGCTCAAGGGGCTGAGCTACTTCAGCTTGAGCATGTCCGACGTCAAGTTTGAGCTCAGCGACACCGGCGCGCAGGCCGTCAAGAGCGCCCTGAGCTCGGCGCTGACCACCTGCGTGCAGTCCACGGCGCTGAAGCCCACCGGGTGCCCGCAGGATCTGTACGCCTACGACGCCGTCGACAACACCGCCACCTGGAGCATGCCGGACCTGTCGCCGCTGACCATCGAGGGCCTGTCCAGCTACTCCACCGAGGTGCGGTTCACCGGGACGCTGGTGTTCCCGGTGAGCTACCAGAGCACCCGGGGTGGCACCAAGACGGACTCCGACAACGCCTACGTCTACGGCAAGATCGACGTGAGCACCTCGCCGCCGACGGTGCTGTTCAGCTGA
- the ligA gene encoding NAD-dependent DNA ligase LigA produces the protein MSGTEADLGADAAESELRHQWQVLAEEVRDHQFRYYVRDAPIITDADFDALLRRLQALEDDHPELRTPDSPTQLVGGAGFHTEFGAAEHLERMLSLDNVFNADELAAWTSRLQAEIGSDEHFLCELKIDGAALALVYRDGRLERAATRGDGRTGEDVTLNARTIIDIPERLTGTDAYPVPAVLEVRGEVFFRVADFAALNASLVEEGKPPFANPRNSAAGSLRQKNPAVTARRPLRMICHGLGHTEGFNPSSLHDAYLAMAAWGLPVSQHTQRVQGLAAVEERIRYWGEHRHDVAHEIDGVVVKVDEMALQRRLGATSRAPRWAIAYKYPPEEAQTRLLDIRVNVGRTGRVTPFAYMEPVRVAGSTVALATLHNASEVKRKGVLIGDTVVIRKAGDVIPEVLGPVVDLRDGSERAFVMPTHCPDCGSELAPAKEGDADIRCPNSRSCPAQLRERVFHLAGRGAFDIEALGEKAAAALLESGVIADEGDLFDLTAEDLMRAEFFVTNKGELSANGSRLLENLATAKEQALWRVLVALSIRHVGPTAARALAGQFGALEAVEAASEEQLAGVEGVGPTIAAAVIDWFTVDWHRAIVAKWRAAGVRMADERDESVPRTLDGLSIVVTGSLAGFSRDQAKEAILVRGGKAAGSVSKKTAYVVAGDAPGSKYDKAVELGIPILDEDGFRRLLDAGPEE, from the coding sequence GTGAGCGGAACCGAAGCCGACCTGGGAGCCGACGCCGCCGAATCGGAGCTGCGCCACCAGTGGCAGGTGCTGGCCGAAGAGGTGCGCGACCACCAGTTCCGCTACTACGTGCGGGACGCGCCGATCATCACCGATGCCGACTTCGACGCGCTGCTGCGCCGGCTGCAGGCGCTGGAGGACGACCACCCCGAGCTGCGCACCCCGGACTCGCCGACCCAGCTGGTCGGCGGCGCCGGATTCCACACCGAGTTCGGTGCCGCGGAGCACCTGGAGCGCATGCTCAGCCTGGACAACGTGTTCAACGCCGACGAGCTGGCGGCCTGGACCTCCCGGCTGCAGGCCGAGATCGGCAGCGACGAGCACTTCCTGTGCGAGCTCAAGATCGACGGTGCCGCCCTGGCGCTGGTCTACCGCGACGGCAGGCTGGAGCGCGCGGCCACCCGCGGCGACGGCCGCACCGGCGAGGACGTCACCCTCAACGCGCGCACCATCATCGACATCCCGGAGCGGCTGACCGGCACCGACGCCTACCCGGTCCCGGCCGTCCTGGAGGTCCGCGGAGAGGTGTTCTTCCGGGTCGCCGACTTCGCGGCGCTCAACGCCAGCCTCGTGGAGGAGGGCAAACCGCCGTTCGCCAACCCGCGCAACAGCGCGGCCGGCTCGCTGCGGCAGAAGAACCCGGCGGTCACCGCCCGCCGTCCGCTGCGGATGATCTGCCATGGGCTGGGCCACACCGAGGGCTTCAACCCGTCGTCGCTGCACGACGCCTACCTGGCGATGGCGGCCTGGGGGCTGCCGGTGTCGCAGCACACCCAGCGGGTCCAGGGGTTGGCCGCGGTCGAGGAGCGGATCCGGTACTGGGGCGAGCATCGCCACGACGTCGCGCACGAGATCGACGGCGTGGTGGTCAAGGTCGACGAGATGGCGCTGCAGCGGCGCCTTGGCGCCACCTCCCGGGCACCCCGGTGGGCCATCGCCTACAAATACCCGCCGGAGGAGGCCCAGACCCGGCTGCTCGACATCCGGGTGAACGTCGGGCGCACCGGGCGGGTCACCCCGTTCGCCTACATGGAACCGGTGCGGGTGGCCGGCTCGACGGTGGCGCTGGCCACCCTGCACAACGCCTCCGAGGTCAAGCGCAAGGGCGTGCTGATCGGCGACACCGTCGTCATCCGCAAGGCCGGTGACGTGATCCCCGAGGTGCTCGGCCCGGTGGTCGATCTGCGCGACGGCTCCGAGCGCGCCTTCGTGATGCCGACGCACTGCCCGGACTGCGGCAGCGAGCTGGCCCCGGCCAAGGAGGGCGACGCCGACATCCGCTGCCCGAACTCGCGCAGCTGCCCGGCGCAACTGCGTGAACGCGTCTTCCACCTGGCCGGCCGGGGTGCCTTCGACATCGAGGCGCTCGGGGAGAAGGCGGCCGCCGCGTTGCTGGAGTCGGGCGTCATCGCCGACGAGGGTGACCTGTTCGACCTGACCGCCGAGGACCTCATGCGCGCCGAGTTCTTCGTCACCAACAAGGGCGAACTGTCGGCCAACGGGTCGCGGCTGCTGGAGAACCTGGCCACGGCCAAGGAGCAGGCGCTGTGGCGGGTGCTGGTCGCGTTGTCTATCCGGCACGTCGGCCCGACGGCCGCCCGCGCGCTGGCCGGCCAGTTCGGCGCGCTGGAGGCCGTCGAGGCCGCCTCGGAGGAGCAGCTGGCCGGGGTCGAGGGTGTTGGCCCGACCATCGCCGCCGCCGTCATCGACTGGTTCACCGTGGACTGGCATCGCGCCATCGTGGCGAAATGGCGCGCGGCCGGGGTCCGGATGGCCGATGAACGCGACGAATCGGTGCCCCGCACCCTGGACGGGCTGTCCATCGTGGTGACCGGCTCGCTGGCCGGATTCTCCCGTGATCAGGCCAAGGAGGCGATCCTGGTCCGCGGCGGCAAGGCCGCCGGCTCGGTGTCGAAGAAAACGGCGTACGTCGTGGCCGGCGATGCGCCCGGATCCAAGTACGACAAGGCCGTCGAGCTCGGCATCCCGATCCTCGACGAGGACGGCTTCCGGCGGCTGCTCGACGCGGGCCCCGAGGAGTAG
- a CDS encoding MmcQ/YjbR family DNA-binding protein, with translation MPHPIMFSDDDPGLAELRRIALDLPGAFEKISHGRPSFCVPTMFAIYGGNIKVPTDAQRRWADSATTRTGMITVPHCVLMKVDPAERPALEQDSRFFHPAYVGPFGWLGLNFDAAPVDWTEVAELVDASYRLTAAKRLIKQLDDQSST, from the coding sequence GTGCCGCACCCGATCATGTTCTCCGACGACGATCCGGGCCTGGCCGAGCTGCGCCGGATCGCCCTGGACCTGCCCGGCGCCTTCGAGAAGATCAGCCACGGCAGGCCGTCCTTCTGCGTCCCGACGATGTTCGCCATCTACGGCGGAAACATCAAGGTGCCCACCGACGCGCAGCGCCGTTGGGCGGACTCCGCCACCACCCGGACCGGCATGATCACGGTCCCGCACTGCGTGCTGATGAAGGTCGACCCCGCCGAACGCCCCGCGCTGGAACAGGATTCGCGGTTCTTCCACCCCGCCTATGTGGGACCGTTCGGCTGGCTGGGCCTGAACTTCGACGCCGCTCCGGTGGACTGGACCGAGGTCGCCGAGCTCGTCGACGCGTCGTATCGGCTGACTGCGGCCAAGCGGCTGATCAAGCAGCTCGACGATCAATCCTCGACGTAG
- a CDS encoding ArsR/SmtB family transcription factor yields the protein MSVADAPVFGALGDPNRLRMVIALCEDGPSPTSALSRMLPSTRQAATKHLEVLSAAGVVTSARRGRERIWAVRPESLTGLADQLRVLSRRWDARLDRLRDYVED from the coding sequence CTGAGCGTCGCCGACGCACCGGTGTTCGGCGCGCTCGGTGACCCGAACCGGCTGCGGATGGTCATTGCGCTCTGTGAAGACGGACCCAGCCCGACCTCGGCGCTGAGCCGAATGCTGCCGTCGACCCGGCAGGCCGCCACCAAGCACCTGGAGGTGCTGAGCGCGGCGGGGGTGGTGACCAGCGCCAGGCGCGGTCGCGAGCGGATCTGGGCGGTACGCCCGGAATCGCTGACCGGGCTCGCCGACCAGTTGAGGGTGCTGTCCCGGCGCTGGGACGCGCGGCTCGACCGGCTGCGCGACTACGTCGAGGATTGA
- a CDS encoding SRPBCC family protein: MANIDRIEKSVVLHAPLDRVWRAIADATEFGRWFGVRVDGPFVAGSVVNAEMTGTLIDEAVAAEQCAHPHGPFPLQIVSVQPRKQLAFRWNPLPGNEFAELFTLVEFTLSETADGVRLTVMESGFDALPAGPRRSSWTDNDRGWTIQLDLVGRYVTDPAWA, from the coding sequence ATGGCGAACATTGATCGCATCGAAAAGAGCGTCGTGCTGCACGCGCCGCTGGACCGGGTCTGGCGGGCCATCGCTGATGCCACCGAATTCGGCCGCTGGTTCGGCGTGCGGGTCGACGGCCCCTTCGTCGCCGGATCGGTCGTCAACGCCGAGATGACCGGAACCCTGATCGACGAGGCGGTGGCCGCCGAGCAGTGCGCCCATCCGCACGGCCCGTTCCCGCTGCAGATCGTCTCGGTGCAGCCACGGAAGCAGCTGGCCTTTCGCTGGAATCCATTGCCCGGCAACGAGTTCGCCGAGCTGTTCACCCTGGTCGAGTTCACCCTGTCCGAGACCGCCGACGGGGTGCGCCTGACGGTCATGGAGTCGGGCTTCGACGCGCTGCCTGCGGGGCCGCGCCGGTCGTCCTGGACCGACAACGACCGGGGCTGGACCATCCAGCTGGACCTGGTGGGTCGCTACGTCACGGATCCGGCGTGGGCCTGA
- a CDS encoding methionine synthase — protein MSIFATATGIGSWPGTSARQAAEIVVGELHSLTPLTELPARGVGADLIGRAGALLVDIAIDTSTRGYRLVARPGAVSRRAISLLGEDLDALEEAWENAGLRGSGRPVKVAAPGPVTLAAQLELANGHRAITDPGAVRDLAASLAEGIAEHLANVARRLETTVVAQLDEPSLPAALAGRLGGVTALSAVHPIDGPVAVELLDGCAARIAAPLSVHCCAPDIPWDVLQRSQIDAVSVDVAVLDAADLDGVGEFIESGRTVQLGVLPGRPVTPRPGVEQVAAAAAAVTDRLGFARAVLAEQIGVTPACGLAEAGLDWARTAVELCQRVADGIAADPDAA, from the coding sequence GTGAGCATCTTCGCCACCGCGACCGGCATCGGCTCCTGGCCGGGAACCTCCGCCCGGCAGGCCGCCGAGATCGTCGTCGGTGAACTGCACAGCCTGACCCCGCTGACGGAGTTGCCGGCCCGCGGGGTGGGGGCGGACCTGATCGGGCGGGCCGGGGCACTGCTGGTCGACATCGCCATCGACACCAGCACCCGCGGCTACCGGCTGGTCGCCCGCCCGGGCGCGGTGAGCCGCCGGGCGATCAGCCTGCTCGGCGAGGACCTCGACGCGCTGGAGGAGGCGTGGGAGAACGCCGGCCTGCGCGGCAGCGGACGCCCGGTCAAGGTCGCCGCGCCCGGGCCGGTCACCCTGGCCGCGCAGTTGGAGCTGGCCAACGGGCATCGGGCGATCACCGACCCGGGGGCGGTGCGCGACCTGGCCGCCTCGCTGGCCGAGGGGATCGCCGAGCATCTGGCGAACGTGGCCCGGCGGTTGGAGACGACGGTCGTCGCGCAACTCGACGAACCGTCGTTGCCCGCGGCGCTGGCCGGGCGGCTCGGCGGGGTCACCGCGTTGTCGGCGGTGCATCCGATCGACGGTCCGGTCGCGGTGGAGCTGCTCGACGGCTGCGCGGCACGCATAGCGGCGCCGCTCTCGGTGCACTGCTGTGCCCCCGACATTCCCTGGGATGTCTTGCAGCGCAGTCAGATCGATGCGGTGTCGGTGGACGTCGCGGTGCTCGACGCCGCCGACCTGGACGGGGTGGGGGAGTTCATCGAATCCGGGCGCACCGTGCAACTCGGTGTGCTGCCGGGCCGGCCGGTCACCCCGCGCCCGGGGGTCGAACAGGTCGCCGCGGCCGCGGCGGCGGTGACCGACCGTCTCGGGTTCGCCCGCGCGGTGCTGGCCGAGCAGATCGGGGTGACGCCGGCCTGCGGGTTGGCCGAGGCCGGGCTGGACTGGGCCCGGACCGCGGTCGAACTGTGCCAGCGGGTGGCCGACGGCATCGCCGCCGACCCGGACGCGGCCTGA
- the mnmA gene encoding tRNA 2-thiouridine(34) synthase MnmA, with translation MRVLVAMSGGVDSSVAAARMVDAGHDVVGVHLALSSAPGTLRTGSRGCCSREDAGDARRVADVLGIPFYVWDFADQFKAEVIDDFVDAYARGETPNPCVRCNERIKFSAMAARALALGFDALATGHYARLAGGRLRRAVDPDKDQSYVLAVLTAGQLRRALFPIGDTPKSAIRAEAAERGLITAGKPDSHDICFIPSGDTQAFLGARIGVRRGSVVDAAGTVLAEHDGVHGFTIGQRKGLGIAGPGPDGQPRYVTGIDAATATVQVGRLEDLEVTELTGRDPIFTSGSPLAGPVQGQAQVRAHGGIADAVAEFVDGDLRVRLSSPLRGVATGQTVVFYRPDPDGDEVLASATISAAR, from the coding sequence ATGCGGGTACTGGTTGCGATGAGCGGTGGGGTGGACTCGTCGGTCGCCGCCGCCCGAATGGTCGATGCCGGCCACGACGTGGTCGGGGTGCATCTGGCGCTGTCCAGCGCGCCGGGCACGCTGCGGACCGGGTCGCGCGGCTGCTGCTCCAGGGAGGACGCCGGTGATGCCCGACGGGTCGCCGACGTGCTCGGAATCCCCTTCTACGTCTGGGATTTCGCCGATCAGTTCAAGGCCGAGGTGATCGACGACTTCGTCGACGCGTACGCCCGCGGGGAAACGCCGAACCCCTGCGTGCGGTGCAATGAGCGAATCAAGTTCTCCGCCATGGCCGCCCGCGCGCTGGCGCTGGGCTTCGACGCGCTGGCCACCGGCCACTACGCCCGGCTCGCCGGCGGCAGGCTGCGCCGCGCCGTGGACCCCGACAAGGACCAGTCCTACGTGCTGGCGGTGCTGACCGCCGGACAGCTGCGCCGCGCACTGTTCCCGATCGGCGACACCCCGAAGTCGGCGATCCGCGCCGAGGCCGCCGAGCGCGGTCTGATCACCGCGGGCAAGCCCGACAGTCACGACATCTGCTTCATCCCGTCCGGGGACACCCAGGCGTTCCTGGGCGCGCGGATCGGGGTGCGCCGCGGCAGCGTCGTCGACGCCGCGGGCACCGTGCTCGCCGAGCACGACGGGGTGCACGGCTTCACCATCGGGCAACGCAAGGGCCTGGGCATTGCCGGGCCCGGCCCGGACGGTCAGCCCCGCTACGTCACCGGCATCGACGCGGCCACCGCGACGGTGCAGGTCGGGCGGCTGGAGGATCTGGAGGTCACCGAATTGACCGGCCGGGACCCGATTTTCACCTCGGGCAGCCCGCTGGCCGGCCCGGTGCAGGGACAGGCTCAGGTGCGGGCGCACGGCGGCATCGCCGACGCGGTCGCCGAGTTCGTCGACGGCGATCTGCGGGTGCGGCTGAGCTCCCCGCTGCGCGGGGTGGCCACCGGCCAGACCGTGGTGTTCTACCGCCCCGATCCCGACGGCGACGAGGTGCTGGCCAGCGCGACGATCAGCGCCGCGCGCTGA
- a CDS encoding cysteine desulfurase family protein produces MTPAPPVYLDHAATTPMYPSAIEAMTGLLGTVGNASSLHSAGRAARRRMEESRETIAGALGCRPSEVIFTAGGTESDNLAVKGIFWARTAADPARRRIITTAVEHHAVLDAVQWLTEQQGATLTVLPTEPDGSVSPAALRAALSRHDDVALVTAMWANNEVGTLLPVTELAAVAAEFGVPMHSDAVQAVGQVPVDFAASGLAAASVTGHKFGGPVGTGVLLLRRDTACMPLTHGGGQERDVRSGTPDVAGAVGLAEAARIAVGALERNADRLTGLRDRLIDGVLAGIDDVTLNGSREYRLPGNAHFTFGGCEGDSLLMLLDANGIECSTGSACTAGVAQPSHVLLAMGRTRQSARGSIRLTLGHTSTEADIDAALQVLPAVVERARQAALASTGMW; encoded by the coding sequence ATGACCCCCGCCCCTCCGGTGTATCTCGACCACGCCGCCACCACCCCGATGTACCCGAGCGCCATCGAGGCGATGACGGGCCTGCTGGGCACCGTCGGCAACGCCTCGTCGCTGCACAGCGCGGGCCGGGCCGCTCGGCGCCGGATGGAGGAGTCCCGGGAGACCATCGCCGGGGCGCTCGGCTGCCGGCCCTCCGAGGTGATCTTCACCGCCGGCGGTACCGAGAGTGACAACCTGGCCGTCAAGGGCATCTTCTGGGCGCGCACCGCCGCCGATCCGGCGCGGCGCCGCATCATCACCACCGCGGTCGAGCACCACGCCGTGCTCGACGCGGTGCAATGGCTCACCGAGCAGCAGGGCGCCACCCTGACCGTGCTGCCGACCGAACCGGACGGGTCGGTCAGCCCGGCCGCGCTGCGCGCGGCGCTGAGTCGGCACGACGACGTCGCCCTGGTCACCGCGATGTGGGCCAACAACGAGGTCGGCACCCTGCTGCCGGTCACCGAGCTGGCCGCCGTCGCCGCCGAGTTCGGCGTGCCGATGCACAGCGACGCCGTCCAGGCCGTCGGCCAGGTGCCGGTGGACTTTGCCGCCAGCGGACTGGCCGCGGCCAGCGTCACCGGGCACAAGTTCGGCGGCCCGGTAGGCACCGGCGTGCTGCTGCTGCGCCGCGACACCGCGTGCATGCCGCTGACCCACGGCGGTGGGCAGGAGCGCGACGTGCGGTCGGGCACCCCGGACGTCGCCGGCGCGGTGGGCCTGGCCGAGGCCGCCCGGATCGCCGTCGGCGCGCTGGAACGCAACGCCGACCGGCTGACCGGGCTGCGGGACCGGCTTATCGACGGCGTGCTGGCCGGCATCGACGACGTGACGCTCAACGGGTCGCGGGAGTACCGGCTGCCCGGCAATGCGCACTTCACCTTCGGCGGCTGCGAGGGTGACTCGCTGCTGATGCTGCTGGATGCCAACGGAATCGAATGCTCCACCGGTTCGGCCTGCACGGCCGGGGTGGCGCAGCCCTCGCACGTGCTGCTGGCCATGGGCCGCACCCGGCAAAGTGCGCGCGGGTCGATCCGGCTGACCCTGGGGCACACCAGTACCGAGGCCGACATCGACGCGGCGCTGCAGGTGCTGCCCGCGGTCGTCGAGCGGGCCCGGCAGGCCGCGCTGGCCAGCACCGGGATGTGGTGA
- a CDS encoding lysophospholipid acyltransferase family protein — MNANPWLPRACCDEHCLAAGTDPIGHRLAVAWRQARRAAALAVLVPGLPMLALAGLLGPAGPALRRGYCRLVLAALGVRVRVTGGPVRNLSGVLIASNHVSWADVFVVGAVAPGTFVAKAEMVGWPALGRLARWLQVIPIERGNLRRLPAVVGVVAERLRAGKTVVAFPEGTTWCGLAHGRFAPALFQAAIDAGRPVQPLRVSYRQRDGRPSTAAAYIGEDTLGASLRRLLTARRTVVRVHVGPLQLPGGDRRALAARTQAQVLGAVSVRAHRPAARRQVRLAA, encoded by the coding sequence ATGAACGCCAACCCGTGGCTGCCCCGGGCCTGCTGCGACGAGCACTGCCTGGCCGCAGGCACCGACCCGATCGGGCATCGGCTGGCGGTCGCCTGGCGGCAGGCCCGCCGGGCGGCGGCGCTGGCCGTGCTGGTCCCCGGGCTGCCGATGCTGGCCCTGGCGGGGCTGCTTGGCCCGGCCGGCCCGGCACTGCGGCGCGGCTACTGCCGGCTGGTGCTGGCCGCGCTGGGGGTGCGAGTCCGGGTCACCGGCGGCCCGGTGCGCAACCTGAGCGGCGTGTTGATCGCCAGCAACCACGTCTCCTGGGCCGACGTGTTCGTGGTCGGGGCGGTCGCGCCCGGCACCTTCGTCGCCAAGGCCGAGATGGTCGGCTGGCCGGCCCTGGGCCGGCTGGCCCGCTGGCTGCAGGTCATCCCGATCGAGCGGGGCAACCTGCGCCGGCTGCCCGCGGTCGTCGGCGTCGTCGCCGAGCGGTTGCGCGCCGGCAAGACCGTGGTGGCCTTCCCGGAGGGCACCACCTGGTGCGGGCTGGCGCACGGCCGGTTCGCCCCCGCGCTGTTCCAGGCGGCCATCGACGCCGGCCGCCCGGTGCAGCCGCTGCGGGTCAGCTACCGACAGCGCGACGGTCGGCCGTCCACCGCGGCGGCCTACATCGGCGAGGACACCCTTGGCGCGTCGCTGCGCCGGCTGCTGACCGCCCGTCGCACCGTGGTGCGGGTGCACGTCGGGCCCCTACAACTGCCCGGCGGCGACCGGCGAGCACTGGCGGCCCGGACCCAGGCGCAGGTCCTGGGCGCGGTGAGCGTGCGCGCGCACCGGCCGGCCGCGCGCCGGCAGGTCCGGTTGGCCGCCTGA
- a CDS encoding GNAT family N-acetyltransferase, whose protein sequence is MSTASVLIPAPRIPVPRIPVPRIPVPRIPVPLIPATEAAAGTAGPTPRYSLLLSRDPELIDAAQRLRHRVFSTEPGFAPPAAADGRDADEFDEHCDHLLVRDDGSDEIVGCYRMLPPPGAIAAGGLYSATEFDLRAWDPLRPSLVEMGRAVVRADHRNGAVVLLMWTGILAYLDRSGYDLVAGCVSVPIHGEGAPGGQVRGVRDFVARRHAAPAELTVVPHRPVRLDGRGLDDLPAPARPTIPPLMRGYLRLGAQVCGEPAHDPEFGVADFPALLDKRRADVRYLNRLRSAGSAAPASR, encoded by the coding sequence ATGAGCACCGCTTCCGTACTCATTCCCGCCCCACGCATTCCCGTCCCACGCATTCCCGTCCCACGCATTCCCGTCCCACGCATTCCCGTCCCACTCATTCCTGCCACTGAAGCCGCCGCCGGCACCGCCGGCCCGACCCCGCGCTACTCGCTGCTGCTGTCGAGGGACCCGGAGCTGATCGACGCCGCCCAGCGGCTGCGCCATCGGGTGTTCAGCACCGAACCGGGCTTCGCCCCGCCGGCCGCGGCGGACGGCCGCGACGCCGACGAGTTCGACGAGCACTGCGACCACCTACTGGTCCGCGACGACGGCAGCGACGAGATCGTCGGCTGCTACCGGATGCTGCCGCCCCCGGGCGCCATCGCCGCCGGCGGTCTGTACAGCGCCACCGAGTTCGATCTGCGCGCCTGGGACCCGCTGCGGCCCTCGCTGGTCGAGATGGGCCGGGCGGTGGTGCGCGCCGATCACCGCAACGGCGCGGTGGTGCTGCTGATGTGGACCGGCATCCTGGCCTACCTGGACCGGTCCGGTTACGACCTGGTGGCCGGCTGTGTGTCGGTCCCGATCCACGGCGAGGGCGCCCCGGGCGGCCAGGTCCGCGGGGTCCGCGACTTCGTCGCCCGCCGGCACGCCGCACCCGCCGAACTGACCGTCGTGCCGCACCGGCCGGTGCGGCTGGACGGCCGCGGGCTCGACGACCTGCCCGCGCCGGCCCGGCCCACCATCCCGCCGCTGATGCGCGGCTACCTGCGGCTGGGCGCACAGGTCTGCGGCGAACCGGCGCACGACCCGGAGTTCGGCGTCGCCGACTTCCCGGCGCTGCTGGACAAGCGCCGGGCCGATGTGCGCTACCTGAACCGGCTGCGCTCGGCCGGCTCCGCGGCGCCGGCCAGCCGATGA
- a CDS encoding electron transfer flavoprotein subunit alpha/FixB family protein codes for MAEVLVLVEHADGALKKVTSELITAARRLGEPSAVVVGVPGAAAPLVDGLKAAGAAKIYVAESDDVANFLVTPYVDVLAALVESATPAGVLLAATADGKETAGRLAARIGSGLLVDVVDINSEGVGVHSIFGGAFVVEAKVNTDTPIYTVRPGGLEAEEVAGAGEQVTVEVPAQAENATKITSREPAVAGDRPELTEASVVVAGGRGVGSAEKFSVVEELADSLGAAVGASRAAVDSGYYPGQFQIGQTGKTVAPQLYIALGISGAIQHRAGMQTSKTIVAVNKDEEAPIFEIADLGIVGDLFNVAPQLTEAVKARKG; via the coding sequence ATGGCTGAAGTACTTGTGCTCGTCGAGCACGCCGATGGTGCACTGAAGAAGGTCACCAGCGAGCTCATCACCGCGGCCCGCCGACTGGGCGAGCCGTCTGCGGTCGTGGTGGGTGTCCCCGGCGCCGCCGCCCCGCTGGTCGACGGCCTCAAGGCCGCCGGCGCCGCGAAGATCTATGTCGCCGAGTCCGACGACGTGGCCAACTTCCTGGTCACCCCCTACGTGGACGTGCTGGCCGCCCTGGTCGAGTCCGCCACCCCGGCCGGCGTGCTGCTCGCGGCCACCGCCGACGGCAAGGAGACCGCCGGCCGGTTGGCCGCGCGGATCGGCTCCGGGCTGCTGGTCGACGTCGTCGACATCAACTCCGAGGGCGTTGGCGTGCACTCCATCTTCGGTGGTGCGTTCGTGGTGGAGGCCAAGGTCAACACCGACACCCCGATCTACACGGTGCGCCCGGGCGGCCTGGAGGCCGAAGAGGTCGCCGGAGCCGGCGAGCAGGTCACCGTCGAGGTGCCCGCGCAGGCCGAGAACGCCACCAAGATCACCTCGCGGGAGCCGGCCGTCGCCGGTGACCGTCCGGAGCTGACCGAGGCGTCGGTCGTCGTGGCCGGCGGCCGCGGGGTGGGCTCGGCGGAGAAGTTCTCCGTGGTCGAGGAGCTCGCCGACTCGCTCGGCGCCGCCGTCGGTGCCTCGCGTGCCGCGGTGGACTCCGGGTACTACCCGGGTCAGTTCCAGATCGGCCAGACCGGCAAGACCGTCGCCCCGCAGCTGTACATCGCTCTGGGCATCTCCGGTGCCATCCAGCACCGGGCCGGCATGCAGACCTCGAAGACCATCGTCGCGGTCAACAAGGACGAAGAGGCGCCGATCTTCGAGATCGCCGACCTGGGCATCGTGGGCGACCTGTTCAACGTCGCTCCGCAGCTCACCGAGGCCGTCAAGGCTCGCAAGGGCTGA